The DNA window CAGGCTTCCATCAGGCATTTCCTGTGATGTGGGGTACCTCTTTGTACCGTAACCATATGCTGTGCATCCAACCGGTGAGTGGATAACGTGAAGCGCATCCTTTATTGCCCCTGTTATCACACCCTTTGCACCTGCAAATGCGCATCCCCTCTCTGTCATGCAGCCAGGGATCGTTGTTGTGTTACATGCAGGTATGTCACCCTCAGGATCCCCCTGCTTCTTTACGTAGATGTGCTTTTTTCTATCGGGTATTTCAGCATCAACGTCAAACAGTTCAAATGGCATTTTGAATCATCCTTTGATTTATAATGGATAAGAAGCCACCCTTTATCCATCCCATATAATCCGCAGGATAAAGGGTTAAAGCGCTTCAGTCCCTCTATCACCTGTCCTTATCCTCATTGCATCGTCCACCGGACATACAAAGATCTTCCCGTCTCCAATTTTTCCTGTGTGGTTGACCTTCATTATGGCCTCCACAACCAGCTGGACATCCGGATCCTCCACGGTTATCTGGATCATCCTCTTGGGAATGTACCTCATTGTTCCCCTCTCCTCATCAATCTCAGCGGGAGGGGAGGGGATGGTGACCTCATCAATTATGGCCCTCTGCTTGCCCCTCCCGAGGACTCTGGTGGCGTTGAATGCAGGGAACCCCAGTGATTCAAGGACATCCCTGGTTTTCTTCATGCTTTTTGGTCTTATTATGGCTATTACTTCCTTCATTCAGACACCTAAAGACCTTCCTCTCTTGTTCTGACGGTGTAGGCGTTTTCCACCGGGCTTATGAATATTTTACCATCCCCAATTTTGCCTGTGTATCCGCTTTCACTGATAACCGACACCACCCTCTCTGCATCAGCATCATCCACAACGATGAGGAGCATTGTCTTGGGTATCTCATCATAGTAGATTTCATCAAACCGTATACCCCTCTGCTTACCCCTCCCTATAACGTCCATCTTTGTGAGGGCCGGGAATCCTGCATCATCCAGAGCATCGGCCACCTCTTCAGACTTTTCTGGTCTTATTATCGCCCTTATCATCTTCATTTTTAACACCTAATCCAGAACCCCGTATTTTACAACGAGGTCCTCCATTTCATCCATCGTCATGGGTTCTGGTATTACGAAATCCTTGTTCTCAATTATTTTCCTGGCGAGTTCCCTGTATTCCTGTGACTGGTTGCATTCAGGGTCGAATTCTATGACAGATTTCTTGTTGAACTCTGCCTTCTGTACAATGTTATCCCTTGGAACGAAGTGTATCATCTGTGTCCCTATTCTATCACAGAATTCTTCAAGGAGTTCCCTTTCGCCATCAACGTTTCTGCTGTTGCATATTATCCCCCCAAGTCTGACTCCGCTCTGTCTGGCATATTTCACCATACCCTTGCAGATGTTGTTGGCTGCATAGAGTGCCATCATCTCACCTGATGCCACAATGTATATTTCCTCTGCCTTTCCGTCTCTCACTGGCATTGCGAAGCCGCCGCATACCACGTCCCCGAGAACGTCAAAGAATACAAAGTCCAGATCATTTTCGTAGACCCCGTGCCTCTCCATGAGGGTTATGGCGGTTATAACACCCCTGCCTGCGCATCCGACACCTGGTTCTGGGCCTCCTGACTCAACACACTTTATACCTCCAAATCCTGTTTCTATAACCTTATCTGGTGTGCATGCGCCCTCTCCAAGTTCACGCAGGGTGTCCATCATTGTTGTCTGCATTTTACCGCCCAGTATCAGGCGTGTGCTGTCTGCCTTGGGGTCACATCCATGGATCATGACGTTCTTTCCATGGAAGTAACTCATTGCCGCTGCAGTGTTCTGCTGTGTTGTGGATTTTCCGATTCCACCCTTACCATATATTGCAATTTTACGTACCATACACCAATCACCATCTCAATCGGAAGTATGCTTCCTTCTTCCGACACTCTACTATTGGAAGATTCCATATTTAAATTTTTCGGTGTATGGCTGAAAATTATGTGATCAACTATCCCTAAACATGAACAGAAACCAGATCAAAAACATAACCACTGAAATATTTCAATGCACTTTAAGTATCCATAAAAATGAACAGAAACCAGATCAAATGTTTTTTTTAAAATAAATATAAATGGGGGGCCTGACTACTTTGAGGCCCTGTATTCCTTCACCTTTTCAAGGAGTCT is part of the Methanothermobacter sp. K4 genome and encodes:
- the nifH gene encoding nitrogenase iron protein is translated as MVRKIAIYGKGGIGKSTTQQNTAAAMSYFHGKNVMIHGCDPKADSTRLILGGKMQTTMMDTLRELGEGACTPDKVIETGFGGIKCVESGGPEPGVGCAGRGVITAITLMERHGVYENDLDFVFFDVLGDVVCGGFAMPVRDGKAEEIYIVASGEMMALYAANNICKGMVKYARQSGVRLGGIICNSRNVDGERELLEEFCDRIGTQMIHFVPRDNIVQKAEFNKKSVIEFDPECNQSQEYRELARKIIENKDFVIPEPMTMDEMEDLVVKYGVLD
- a CDS encoding P-II family nitrogen regulator — encoded protein: MKMIRAIIRPEKSEEVADALDDAGFPALTKMDVIGRGKQRGIRFDEIYYDEIPKTMLLIVVDDADAERVVSVISESGYTGKIGDGKIFISPVENAYTVRTREEGL
- a CDS encoding P-II family nitrogen regulator; protein product: MKEVIAIIRPKSMKKTRDVLESLGFPAFNATRVLGRGKQRAIIDEVTIPSPPAEIDEERGTMRYIPKRMIQITVEDPDVQLVVEAIMKVNHTGKIGDGKIFVCPVDDAMRIRTGDRGTEAL